AGAGCAGTGACTTCCATCAATCTAGAGATTCCGAAGACCTTCTAAGCTATGTAAGTACAAATTGCAAAACCTTTGCTATAGttgttaccttttttttttttggcttttgcaGAACTGGGGAGGAGGATTTGATATTGGCACTCCTAATTTTCAaccttttatcttttctttttttttcattattaaaTTCACCTAAACTTGCAATACCATTTTTTGTGTGAACCAGACCAAAATGGCACGATAATTTATGAACTACCTGCCCTAAATAAATACGTACTTCTGTTTATGTGCTTCTTATGGAAATTTTTAGATGTCGGATGCAAGACTTGTCATAATTGCTATTCTTTCTCTCGTTTTGTACGTTGTCACACACTCAAAGTAGAGTACTTGTAAATTTTAGTAAAGACCATTGTACTTCTTTCTCAGGTTATACTTAACTACAATGATGGGAAAAAAGGTTGCGATTCGAAATCTTTTATGAATAAATCTCATATATCacacagtgtatatactatcaccgTTAGATTCATAACATGTatgcaaaagttaaatttaaaattcaaattttgcataattgtTGTTCATCCAACACTGAcaacagtgtatacactgtcacaATTGCCTATTGTGAATATTGACGTTACCTGTATATCTATTTAAGCTAATTGAAATTTTTAAGTCTGAACTCCTTATACGTGGGATTATTTCGAAAAGGCTTGGAACCATTGGAGACGCGGCCAAACTTTAGCTCTTTTGGATTCAAGCGTTGGAGATTCTTATGCCAGAAATGAAGTCATTCAATGCATCCAAGTTGGCTTACTATGTGTTGAAGAAGATGCCAGTAAAAGACCCAAAATGGCTTCCGTGGTCAGCATGCTCAATCCTGGTTCTGTTTCCCTACCAACTCCACATCGTCCGGCGGTTTTCCGGAGCAATGGATCGGAGAGCAGGGTAGACGAGCTGAAAGTTGATCAACCCAACACTCAAAGAATTTCAGCTCCAAGCTCTGTCAATGATGCATCAATTACTGAACCATATCCCAGATGAAGGAAGAAATAGGCCAATTCTGGAAGAAAATATCAAGTTCATCATCAGCATTATGTTGTAGATTTTGAAGCATGATTCATTTACCAGGAAGGTATCTAAATTTGCCCACTATTGTTGGAAATTAGGGGATCGTTTCAATGTTTGCTTCTTCACACTAATTGACTTCTTCCACCTTAGGGGTATAAGGATGTGCttgaaagaaaatgcaagtTGTTGTCGCTCtttagatattttttaaaaatagaagAGCAATTTTATTTATGAACATTATTCCCCAGCTGATCGAACAAACAATGTGTCTTGAACTTTTATCATTTGTACATAGCAAAGTTGGCTTCCAAACTGAATCTATCAATTATATCTTTGTACCAACGAATTATGAAGGATAGCCCGGGTTTACAATGTATACGTTTGGTAACAAAACCAATATAAAGGCTGTCTTGGTTCACAATTCTTGACTCTTACTATGGAAATATTACATACAATTCCGGCAGCACTTACAGAACCAATCTGAATTTCTTGCTTGACACTCTGTCTTCGCATGCATCTCGGACAGACAATAATGGCTTCTATAATTTCAGTACTGGCGATGACGCTTCAAACAAGGTCTATGGCGTCTTTCTCTGTCGAGGTGATGTCAACACTGATGTTTGCAAAGAATGCGTAGCAGATGCCCACATACGACTACTTGATGAGTGCCCGAATCAAACAGCTGCTATTGTTTGGTATGACGAGTGCTTGTTACGTTTTTCTGACCAGACGATCTTCTCCAAGGCTGATTTGGGAGAGAATTTGACTAGGTGCAATCCAATTAATGTCCCTGGACCTGACTGGGACAAATTCAAAATGGTATTGAAAAATTTGTTGCACAACGCTGCGGATGAGGCTGCAAATCATACCTTGGGCAAAAAGTTTGCTGTCCAAGAAGGCAATTATTCCACTGATCAAAAGAGATTGTATACCCTTACGCAGTGCACACCAGATCTATCCCCTTATGACTGCAAAAGGTGCCTCACAGAGGCTATAGTGGTTGTACCCGCTTGCTGTTCCAAGAAGCAGGGAGGGAGAGTAATCTATCCAAGCTGTAATCTGAGGTATGAGGTCTCCGTCTTCTATGATACTGTATCCTCTGCATCGCCAAACTCTCCTGGCGGTCCTCCTCCTAATTCCACTGAAGGTAAGTTCTGCAGCCTTGCTATGGCCGTTTCTTCTTGGAATTGGTGTTGAATACAATCTTAATTCTTACAATTTCTTGTTTGTAGTATACTAAATTCACATGCCTTCATTTTAAATTCATACCTTTATTATTGGAATTAACATTATTGAAGTTAGTAGAATATGTAAATATAGGATGAGGGGTGTGAATTCACTTTCAAACGAAAATATGTACCTATAGGAGACCACCACGTAACTTATTGAATTTTCTAAGTCAAATTTTAGTTGAATACGCAACAGTAAGATTTCAGCATTAGCACATCTTACTGATCACATGCATCATCATTTGTcatttatggaagattttaagTGGAGTCATACTTCTTAGGACAGTAAATTTAGTCTTTTTGCAAGCATTAGGATTGTAATAACTACTGAATATATGTTGAAGTAGAATTGTTTGCTAGTTTGAAATCTGatattaaataagtaaattaatGGTACTTCTCTGTGGTTTAATGTTTTGCCTCTTAACCTCTTGTGGTTTCAAAATCGCAATTTTACCTTAGTTGTGCTTTGGTAACGTGAAGCCATTTGATCTTTCTTCGTTTTGTGACAAAACTagctgtcaaaattttgaatacaATTATTAAGAACTAAAGTAGGAtgaatttcatattttaagaaataaagtGCTCTACTTTGAAATTTAATGATTAAAGGGGCAGTATGTCTTTAGTTCAAGAGCCCAAAGTAGAAAACAGctgagaaaaaaatatacaagACAAATATTAGCATTGAAATCAACCAATACCATATTTACCCTCTTTGAAGTTAATTTagcctaaaaaggaaaaatcagtGATCCACTTCCCAAGAAAGTTCAAGGGGCCAAGATAATAGGATAATTTCACATAGACATGGAGATCATGAGGTAACGCACTATATGCTTAGTGGCTAAGGTTGAGACCTTAGAATTTAGAGATCTTAGATTCAAATTCCCTTTCTCCTCCACTTTTGAATCCTATCATTGTtttcttgccaaataaattttttttacatttgttTCACAATGGATTTTCTGTTTTACTTATTATTTCATCCCCTATAGTTATTGAATCTGACGTGACCCTAGCAGTTGAAACAATCAGCCCAATGAAATCGGCTACAAATGAGTTGAGTCAAGTCAACTTTCGTTTAATCGATCCAAACTTGACTTAGTTTTATCAAACTCAAacttgagctcgaactcgatgATCTCCCAATGTAacaactcgagctcgagtttgactcaaATTCGAATCGAAATTGAATTCAACCTTGagcttaaaaaaaatatttattttattttttaaaagggaataaaataataattttcttaacaaataataaactattaggaatatatgtgtaattttattattaaaataaaaaataaaatatttatatataattaagtCGGCTTATGAATTAATGAGTTGAATAtctttgaactcgagttcgaattcgAGTTCGACTTGATCAGATTGAGCCCGACT
The DNA window shown above is from Coffea arabica cultivar ET-39 chromosome 5e, Coffea Arabica ET-39 HiFi, whole genome shotgun sequence and carries:
- the LOC140007015 gene encoding cysteine-rich repeat secretory protein 1-like, with translation MKDSPGLQYNNGFYNFSTGDDASNKVYGVFLCRGDVNTDVCKECVADAHIRLLDECPNQTAAIVWYDECLLRFSDQTIFSKADLGENLTRCNPINVPGPDWDKFKMVPHRGYSGCTRLLFQEAGRESNLSKL